CTACTTTGAAGTCGTCTTCGTCGATGAGAACGGCCATACAAACCGCTATCGATTTTAGCTCCACGTCATCGAACGAAATTGTCCGTATGGAGCAACATGTTGAGGACAGCGATTCAATTCTGTTGTTTGCGTTGGCTATTGATCAGAATGAACAGGTCATCGGTTGGGGAATACCTCGAAGCGCGTATGTGAGCACCATTCAAGCACGCGTTCTTGAACGATTGCGGCAAACGCAAAACCCTGATGGACAGTTGCTTTTTGGAGGGACGTTTGATGGCGTGTCCATCTTGGGCCCGGCAGTCGGCAAGAACATGATTGACGCGGTCGATGTTAACGGAGTTGCGATAGTTCGAGAGCTTATCGCGGCTGCCCAAAATGGTGGCGGTTTCGTCCAATATGTCATGCCGGCCATCAATGGCCAACGTACAATCATGAAATTGAGTTATGCCGCAGCGGTTCCTGGTTGGCCGTGGTATATCGGAGCCGGAAGTTATCTGGATGATATTGAGGCCGAATTGGAAAAGCGCCAAGCTGTGATAGATCACAATGTTGTGACGCATTTTATGTTTATTGGCTCGACCATGATTGCACTTGGTTTGGTTTGTCTGTTTTTGTCACGATGCATAGCCGAGCGTATTCGACGAAATATCAATCTATTCTCATCGTTCTTTAAAAAAGCCGCAGAGTCTTCAGACCCCATCCCTGACGAAGAAATTGTAGTCAATGAATTTATTGAACTCGCCGTGGCTGCGAATACCATGATTGAAACACGTGAGGCTGCACTTGCCCAATTGCGTGAAAGTGAAGAGCGTTATCGTGGAATTTATGAAAACACCATGGATGGCTATTATCGGGCCGATATGCATGGTCGGCTGGTCATGGCCAGCCCTTCTGCACTCAGCATGGTCGGTTATACTTCTCTTGATGAACTTGCCGGTCAAGATGTTGCACAAATTTTGTATCGTGATCCCTCAGATCGCAATAGACTCGTAGAACATCTGTTGCAATACGGGGCTATTCGTGGATTTCGTACGACATTAGTATGTAAAGATGGAAGTTCCATTGAAGTGGAAACTAACTCCCGCCTGATTACCTCCCCTGAGACCGGTGAGGCTGTGGGAGTGGAAGGTATTCTTCGCGATGTGACCAAGCAACACGAAGCTCAGAAAGAACTGGCTACTCGTGAACAATATTATCGTAGTCTGTTTGAGAATACCGGTGCAGCAACGATTATTTATGGTGACGACATGATTATTCGAAGCTGTAATTCCCGGTTTGTTGAATTGAGCGGATACTCGTTGGAAGAAATTGTTGATCATATGAGTTGGACAGATTTTGCGCATCCTTGTGAGCATGGACGTATGAAAGGCTATCATGCTGCACGGATTCATCCGGATTTGAACAATACGGCACCTCCCGACTATGACTTCACCTTTCTCGATCGTGCGGGCCAAGTAAAGACTGTCCATATGCGTGTAACCGTTATTCCAGGAACACATCAGCGCATTAGTTCCATGATTGATATTACGGACAGAAAGCAAGTGGAAGAGAAACTGGCGCAATTGAATCGAGATTTGGAAGCATTAGTTCAAGAGCGTACAGCAGAACTGGAGGCCAAAGCCCAGGCGCTGGAAGACGCGAATGTCAGACTGCGGGAGCTCGATGAACTCAAGTCCTCGCTGTTGTCTTCGGTATCGCACGAGCTGCGTACCCCGCTCACCTCCATTATGGGATTCGCAAAGATTACCGGAAAGTCTCTTATCCGACTTTTATCAACGTACAACCCCTCGGAGACGCATCCTGATGCAGAACGGTTTGAAAGAGAATATGAAAGAATTTTGGATAACCTCGATATTATCGCTCGTGAGGGTGAACGTTTAACCCGCCTTATCAATGATTTCCTTGATCTCGATAAGATAGAATCCGGCCTTATGCACTGGCGCGATGCCGACATTGATCCGTCTGAAGCGATTCAGCATGGAATCAATGCGGTCAGAGGGCAATTTGAAGCCAATAGCAACGTCAAACTCGTTGTTGATGTCGGAACGCTTCCTTTTGTCCACATGGACCGCGACAAGCTTTCTCAAGTCGTCATCAATCTCCTCAACAATGCGGCGAAGTTCACCGAGGAAGGAGAAGTGCGATTACGCGCGGTCAGTGAAAATAATGTCGTGAAGCTCACCGTGACGGACACGGGTGAAGGAATAGCGAAAGAACATCATGACAGAATTTTTGACAAGTTTCATAAACTGGACAATAGCGACACGCTGAGTGGCAATAAAAAAGGGACGGGATTGGGGTTGTCCATCTGTAAGCAAATCATTGAACATTACGGTGGGCGTATATGGGTCGAAAGTGAGCCGGAGAATGGAAGTCAGTTTATTGTGGTATTGCCCATCGTGGAGAACAGTACTCCGGGGCCGAACTCAGTCCATTCCGTATAACAGATGTGTTTGAGACAATAAGGATAGTATTTCAACAAAATAGGGACGAGCATGCAGTGAAACACCGCCTGCTCGTCCCTGCCCGCGTTTGTTTCACGTAGCCTCTGCCTGTATGGCCTATTCGAGGGACGGAAACTGTTTTATTTTATGACTCGACTTTTCTAAAAAATCAAGTCTTCTGCGCGTTCAAGTTCGTGTTGAAGACAAACCTTTTCACTTAGCCGCTGTTGTTCACGGTGGCAATAAGTTCTTGCAGTACCGTCTCCGCTTGGGATGTATCAACTTGGCATGTTCCGACTTTCATATGGCCACCGCCACCATATTTGAGCATGAGTTTTCCAACGTCGGTTTTATTGGTCCGGTTGATGATACTGTGACCTACCGTGAATACGGTGTTTTGCTTCTGTTTGCCCCAAATGATTTGGATGGAGATATTGCATTGCGGGAAGATCGTATACAGGGTGAAGCGATTTCCCGTATAAATTTCATCTTGATTGCGTAGGTCAAGCACGATGCAGGACCCGTGAATGGTCGAATTATCTTCGATCATTTTTCGGAATAATTTTTCCTGTTCGAAGTATCGACTGATACGCTCTTTGACGTCATGGTCTTCAAGGAGCGTGTCCACGGACATGGTCCGGCACATGTCGACGAGCCGCTCCATGAGTTGATAATTGCTGATTCGGTAGTCGCGGTAACGGCCAAGGCCTGTGCGGGGATCCATGATGAAGCTGAGAAGAATCCAACCTGCTGGATTGCTAATCTCGTCGGCTGTAAGATTACCGCTATCGCACCGGTCAACATATTCCAGCATCTCGTCAAGGTGTTTGGGAAACGTCTCATGTCCGCCGTAATATTCCCAAATCACACGAGCACAACTCGGATAGTCTTTGCTTGCTCCCTTGAATTCGAAATTGAAATCAAGCCGCTCCTTTTCACTGGAGTGGTGATCGAACCACAGTCCTACTCCAGGGGCATAGGGCACATTGGCCAGGATATCATTGTCGCTTACCGGGACGAGACCATCCTGCACATCTTTGGGGTGGACAAACTTCCATTCGTCCATCACGCCGGCCTCTTTGAGCAGCACGGCGCAAATCAGTCCATCGAAATCAGAGCGGGTTAACAGTCTCATGATATTTGCTTCCTTTCACAGTTTCGTGGAGTTGACGTAATCCTTCTGCTTGTAACGCATTTCGAAGCCGCCTGACAAGACAGTTTGCCAGTTATGTCGTCATCAAGCCCGAAATCTCCGTTTTCGGTTCATGGAGGAATTTAGAGGAATAAATCGTATTTTTAAGGATTAAGCTATTTCAGGGTATATATCTGGCTTATCGCACTCAAGCGTACCTCACACTGTCTTATCGTCTCTCACTCTAAATAATTCTCAATTTGACAGAAGGCATTTCCTCGCATAGTGTTCTATAATGAAAGAACGCTGATACATGTGGTGAAAAATCATCAATTGTATGAGCGATATCAGGCAGTTTTTTTCTGCAGAGAAGGACTACCTTACATGATGTCTTGTTCTTTACACAATCACATTCTTTTGCTGCCGTACATTTTTTTTTCGCGTTCTCCCGGAGTTGCGTTATTTATGTAACACTTAGAGCGGCCAAAAGATTTCCCACTACAACTTCTATCAAACCTCACATCGTCCGGGCGATGTACGAAGATCATATGAGTAAAATCGAAGTCCAGAATCTTTACAAGGTGTTCGGGCGCAATCCCGAGCGGGCTATCCCTATGCTCGAGCAGGGAAAGGCAAAAGATGAAATACTCAAGAAAACGAAACTGAGTGTTGGGGTCAATAATGTTTCCTTCTCTGTTAATGAGGGGGAAATTCTTGTTATTATGGGCCTTTCCGGGAGCGGTAAATCAACGCTGATTCGTTGTGTCAATCGACTTATAGAACCTACTGACGGTGTCATCAACATTGACGGCGTTGACGTCATGGGGCTCTCGCATGATGATTTGCTTGCCTTTCGACGCAAAAAGTTCGGGATGGTCTTTCAGAATTTCGCGCTGTTCCCCCATCGGACCGTTTTGGAAAATGTCGAGTTCGGTCTGGAGATCCAGGGAAAAGATGCTGCCTTCATGCGCAAAAAAGCCACGGAATCGCTCAATCTTGTCGGATTGGAAGGTTGGGGTGATTATTACCCCAAAAATCTGTCCGGCGGCATGCAGCAGCGCGTCGGCTTGGCACGTGCTTTGGCGGTCGATCCCGATATCTTGATTATGGACGAAGCGTTCAGCGCTTTGGACCCACTTATTCGTCAGGATATGCAGGATGAGCTTATCGCCCTGCAGGATCGCGTCCAGAAAACCATTTTATTTATCACCCACGATCTCGATGAAGCCCTGAAGCTTGGTGATCGCATTATATTGTTAAAAGATGGTAAACTTGTTCAGGAAGGCACCGCCGAAGATATCCTCACCAATCCTGCCACGCCGTATGTCGAGAAATTTGTCGAGAATGTGGATATGTCGAAAGTCTTGACGGCCAAGTCTGTCATGAACCCTCCACGTGTCGTTGCCTATCGGACAGATGGACCACGAGTTGCTCTGCATAAAATGCGTGAAGCCGGCATTTCCAGCCTGTTTGTGTTAGGGAAAGGCCACATTCTGCGTGGTATGGTGACGGCCGAAGATGCAGCCGATGCCATCAAAAACGGCGCAAAAGATCTCGAATCCATTTTGAACACCGATATTAAAACCGTTGAGCTCGATACCCCGGTCCTTGATTTCATGCAGGAATTGGCCGCGTTGCCGATCCCGATTGCCGTGGTCAAGGAAGACGGCAAATTGGCTGGCGTTATTGTGCGTGGCTCGCTTTTGGCGGGTTTGACGGAAAAGGGACAGGCGGAAACCAATGACTGATTACAGAATTCCTATCGCGGAAACCGTTCGCGGCACCATTGATTTTCTTTCGGATAATTTCGCACCGCTGACGAAAGCGGTGTCGAGTGTCATGGAAACGCTCATCGAATTTCTCGTCGAGGGTTTGCTTCAAGTTCATCCGCTCATCATCATTGTAGTTGTAGCACTGATTGCATGGCGGGTGGCGAGCCGGGGGGTGGCACTCTTCACGTTTTTTGGCTTGCTTCTTATTTGGAACCAAAACCTTTGGGAACCGACTGTCGAGACATTGGCGTTGGTCGTTTTTGCTACAGCTATTGCCGTACTTATCGGTCTGCCTCTTGGCATTCTCTCGGCGATCTACAAAGGCGTTTATCGAGTTGTGTTTCCCATTCTTGATTTTATGCAAACCATGCCGGCGTTTGTCTATCTTATACCGGCGATTCCTTTTTTTGGTCTTGGTCCAGTTTCGGCGATATTTTCCACGGTTATTTTTGCCATGCCGCCAGCAATCCGGCTCACGTGCTTGGGCATCAAGCAGGTGCCTGAATCCTTAACTGAAGCCGCTGATGCGTTCGGTGCGACCAAAAGCCAAAAGCTTTTGAAGGTTCAATTGCCGCTTGCGGGGCCGACAATAATGGCCGGTGTCAACCAAACTATTATGTTGTCACTGTCCATGGTCGTTATCGCCGCAATGATCGGTGCCGGAGGCTTGGGGTCTGAAGTCTGGAAGGCCATTCAACGCTTTCAACCTGGCCAAGGGTTTGCCGCTGGCTTGGGTGTTGTTATCTTGGCCATTATTCTTGACCGTATTACGCAGCAGGTTGGAGCAAAGAATTATTAACCTTCGCATTCTACGGCAACTTTCACCCCGGAAGACATGGTGTGGCGGGTGGGGAAAAAATGTTTCCGCATTCCGTTTGAACGGTGTATGACCGGACATATCCACGCATCTCCGCCGACGAGGCGGGGATGCGTTGGTGTCATAGATACGCGCACATGGCGCAGGGTCTTATCGTAATTGTATATTTCACATGAGACCAACCACGAAGACGAAAACTCGAACAAGGAGACATCACATGAAAAAATTACTTTTTGCCTTCATTGCAGCTTGCTTGATTTTGCCCAGCTTGGCAGGACAGGCTTTGGCAGACGACAAAAAGATCGAGTTTGCCTATGTTGAATGGGATAGCTCTGTGGCGACCATCAATGTAATGAAAGCCATTCTTGAAGATGAACTGGGCTATAAAATGAAATTGACGTCGGTTGCAGCGGCAGCGATGTGGCAGGCGACGGCCTCCGGAGATGTCGACGGTTTCGCTTGCGCTTGGTTGCCCGCCACACATGCTGACTACTACAAAGCCTTTGGGAAAAAAGTCGTCGATCTTGGAGCGAGCCTCAATGGCGCGAAAATCGGTTGGGTTGTTCCGACCTACGTGACCATCGATTCTATTGAACAAGTTAATGCCAATGCCGACAAGTTCGACGGCAAGGTTATTGGTATCGATCCCGGCGCTGGCCTGATGCGTGCTTCGGAAGAGGCCATGAAAGAATACGATCTGAAAGACATGAAATTGCTCGAAGGATCGGACGCCACGATGACAGCTGCCCTGGGCGATGCCGTCAAAAACAATAAATGGATCATTGTTACCGGCTGGACTCCTCACTGGATGTTCGCCACATGGGATCTGAAATATCTCAAGGACCCCAAGAGTGTTTTTGGTGGAGAAGAATCCGTCCACACCATAGTGCGCGAAGGGTTTGAAAAAGACCATCCCGAAGCAGCTGCGTTCCTGAAAAATTTCCATTGGACAGCCAAAGAAGAAGCCCAAGTCATGGTTGCCAACCGCAAACAAGGCTCGGATTTATTAGAAAACGCGAGAGCATGGCTCAAAGAACATCCTGAACGTGTGCAGGAATGGCTCAAAGGCGTGAAAAAATAGTTTTTCCTGACTTACTTCGCATTATGCCCCCTGCAAAGCCGTGTCGCTTTGCAGGGGGTTTTTCGTGCGGCAGTCATCGCGTGTTGCCGAGGAAAACAGTTTGTCGCCTGATGTGAAGATCGAAGGAGCTTACGGTGTACTCACGAAGAGAGGAGACACCATTGTTCGTTGATCTCAACTGGTTTGTTGGGTGGGCGGAAAGAGCATATCTCAGTATCCCATTCTTCAAGGGGTTGGAGACTATTGGGGGGACTATTATATGAAATGCCGGGTGATTTCGTTTTAAGTGATTTAATTTCATTACTATTTAATAATCAAAACGAGAGCGTGAGACTAAATCGAATAAGGAGACCACTCATGCCGCAAAAGAATGTGCTATCCGAGTGAAGTTCTCTGAGCACAGGAGACTTTGGGATATTCCGGGGTTATTATTTCGATATGTGCACTGTAGAGGAGTCTGTTGTTCTTTCTCTGTGCAGGAGCGGACATGATGTCGACGAAGTTTGACAAAATCTACAAAAATGTATGTTTTTGTCTACCCCGGTGTACACTCTCTGACAAGATAACAGTGAAACGTAAATCTTAACATTTTAAAATACAAAGATAAATCTGAATGGCATAAACCTTGTAATAGAAGAAAAACAGACATACGGCGTTGTCCTTTTTGTACAATAAAAAAGAATCCGCCGAAGCAAAAGGAATGTCATGGAACCCATCATTTTCGACGAACGCAAGGATCAGATATACCGCAAGGGCGGCAACGAACCATTTGAATTAGCCTGCAACCGAGATTCCTTGGCCGGAGCAGTTAGCCAACGAGCCTGTGTTTTTTGTGGATCACGCGTCGTGCTGTACCCCATCGCCGACGCTTTGCATCTTGTGCATGGTCCCATCGGATGTGCGGCATACACATGGGACATTCGTGGCTCTGTATCCTCGGGCCCGGAACTGCATCGACTCAGTTTTTCGACCGATCTGCGCGAACGTGATGTAATTTACGGTGGCGAGCCCAAGCTTGAAGAAGCCCTTCGCGAGCTTATCAAGCGACACTCTCCGAAAGCCGCGTTTGTGTATTCTACCTGTATCGTCGGTATTATTGGCGACGATATGGAAGCGGTGTGTCGCAAAATGACCGAAGAAACCGGAATTCCGGTTATCCCGGTCATGTCGGAAGGTTTCAAAGGGAACAAACGCGCCGGATATATGGCTGCATGCCAAGCGTTGGACCGTCTTGTCGGTACGGGAGACACCACGGGAATTTCCCCGATTTCAATAAATATTTTGGGTGACTTCAACCTGGCCGGGGAAATTTGGATTTTGCGTTCCTATTTTGAACGCATGGGCGTGGAAGTTGTTGCCAATGTCACAGGTGACGGTCGAGTTGCTGATATCGCTCGCAGTCACGGGGCCGCACTCAATCTTGTGCAGTGTTCTGGTGCCACCCAGGAACTCGCCAAGATGATGGAGGAGCAATACGGCATTCCCTACAAACATATTTCGTATCTTGGCATCGAAGACACGGCCGAATCGCTGTATGAAGTTGCACGTTTCTTCCAGGATAAAGATCCCGGCATCATGGAGCGTACGCAAAACCTCGTCCGTGAAGAATTGGCGGCCATTTTCCCGGAAATTAAGGAAATGCGTAAAGACCTTGAGGGCAAGAATGCAGCCATTTATGTGGGCGGAGCCTTCAAAGCATTCTCACTTATTAAAGCCTTCCGTCACCTCGGCATGAAGGTTGTGCTTGTCGGCTCTCAGACCGGTACGGAAGAAGACTATCGCGAACTCGAAGCGATTACAGATGAAGGAACCATCATTGTTGACGATTCTAACCCTCTGGAATTGTCGGCCTTCATAAAAGAAAAAGATGTCGACATCTTTGTTGGCGGCGTGAAGGAACGTCCTATTGCCTACAAGCTCGGTGTTGGTTTTTGTGACCACAACCATGAGCGGAAAGAAGCCCTGGAAGGCTTTGTCGGCATGCTGAATTTTGCTCGCGAGGTGCACCGTACGGTCACGAGCCCAGTGTGGAACTTTATGCCCCGCAAACGCAAATCCAACCTCGCTCAGACCGTTAAAACGGCCGTGGGAGAATCGTCATGAACAAAAGTGCACTCAAATCCATGAAGAAGACGAAGGAAGCGTTTGTTTC
Above is a genomic segment from Desulfovibrio inopinatus DSM 10711 containing:
- a CDS encoding PAS domain S-box protein, which gives rise to MMKTSRKRKYSLARIVFWSLTLVGWLPLIFIGILWVVDDHVDFRRFATMTRQEHFLEVRRRLKNVVDQALVNIAYDRQREEESIETSIRLGLEQDKDLLIINGTHLRDMIFNHADGTNAVHLLLLPFRDIPGFFFSASQRDQSMRLFSSDGSTLKSSSSMRTAIQTAIDFSSTSSNEIVRMEQHVEDSDSILLFALAIDQNEQVIGWGIPRSAYVSTIQARVLERLRQTQNPDGQLLFGGTFDGVSILGPAVGKNMIDAVDVNGVAIVRELIAAAQNGGGFVQYVMPAINGQRTIMKLSYAAAVPGWPWYIGAGSYLDDIEAELEKRQAVIDHNVVTHFMFIGSTMIALGLVCLFLSRCIAERIRRNINLFSSFFKKAAESSDPIPDEEIVVNEFIELAVAANTMIETREAALAQLRESEERYRGIYENTMDGYYRADMHGRLVMASPSALSMVGYTSLDELAGQDVAQILYRDPSDRNRLVEHLLQYGAIRGFRTTLVCKDGSSIEVETNSRLITSPETGEAVGVEGILRDVTKQHEAQKELATREQYYRSLFENTGAATIIYGDDMIIRSCNSRFVELSGYSLEEIVDHMSWTDFAHPCEHGRMKGYHAARIHPDLNNTAPPDYDFTFLDRAGQVKTVHMRVTVIPGTHQRISSMIDITDRKQVEEKLAQLNRDLEALVQERTAELEAKAQALEDANVRLRELDELKSSLLSSVSHELRTPLTSIMGFAKITGKSLIRLLSTYNPSETHPDAERFEREYERILDNLDIIAREGERLTRLINDFLDLDKIESGLMHWRDADIDPSEAIQHGINAVRGQFEANSNVKLVVDVGTLPFVHMDRDKLSQVVINLLNNAAKFTEEGEVRLRAVSENNVVKLTVTDTGEGIAKEHHDRIFDKFHKLDNSDTLSGNKKGTGLGLSICKQIIEHYGGRIWVESEPENGSQFIVVLPIVENSTPGPNSVHSV
- a CDS encoding exopolyphosphatase yields the protein MRLLTRSDFDGLICAVLLKEAGVMDEWKFVHPKDVQDGLVPVSDNDILANVPYAPGVGLWFDHHSSEKERLDFNFEFKGASKDYPSCARVIWEYYGGHETFPKHLDEMLEYVDRCDSGNLTADEISNPAGWILLSFIMDPRTGLGRYRDYRISNYQLMERLVDMCRTMSVDTLLEDHDVKERISRYFEQEKLFRKMIEDNSTIHGSCIVLDLRNQDEIYTGNRFTLYTIFPQCNISIQIIWGKQKQNTVFTVGHSIINRTNKTDVGKLMLKYGGGGHMKVGTCQVDTSQAETVLQELIATVNNSG
- a CDS encoding quaternary amine ABC transporter ATP-binding protein produces the protein MSKIEVQNLYKVFGRNPERAIPMLEQGKAKDEILKKTKLSVGVNNVSFSVNEGEILVIMGLSGSGKSTLIRCVNRLIEPTDGVINIDGVDVMGLSHDDLLAFRRKKFGMVFQNFALFPHRTVLENVEFGLEIQGKDAAFMRKKATESLNLVGLEGWGDYYPKNLSGGMQQRVGLARALAVDPDILIMDEAFSALDPLIRQDMQDELIALQDRVQKTILFITHDLDEALKLGDRIILLKDGKLVQEGTAEDILTNPATPYVEKFVENVDMSKVLTAKSVMNPPRVVAYRTDGPRVALHKMREAGISSLFVLGKGHILRGMVTAEDAADAIKNGAKDLESILNTDIKTVELDTPVLDFMQELAALPIPIAVVKEDGKLAGVIVRGSLLAGLTEKGQAETND
- a CDS encoding ABC transporter permease, with amino-acid sequence MTDYRIPIAETVRGTIDFLSDNFAPLTKAVSSVMETLIEFLVEGLLQVHPLIIIVVVALIAWRVASRGVALFTFFGLLLIWNQNLWEPTVETLALVVFATAIAVLIGLPLGILSAIYKGVYRVVFPILDFMQTMPAFVYLIPAIPFFGLGPVSAIFSTVIFAMPPAIRLTCLGIKQVPESLTEAADAFGATKSQKLLKVQLPLAGPTIMAGVNQTIMLSLSMVVIAAMIGAGGLGSEVWKAIQRFQPGQGFAAGLGVVILAIILDRITQQVGAKNY
- a CDS encoding glycine betaine ABC transporter substrate-binding protein — translated: MKKLLFAFIAACLILPSLAGQALADDKKIEFAYVEWDSSVATINVMKAILEDELGYKMKLTSVAAAAMWQATASGDVDGFACAWLPATHADYYKAFGKKVVDLGASLNGAKIGWVVPTYVTIDSIEQVNANADKFDGKVIGIDPGAGLMRASEEAMKEYDLKDMKLLEGSDATMTAALGDAVKNNKWIIVTGWTPHWMFATWDLKYLKDPKSVFGGEESVHTIVREGFEKDHPEAAAFLKNFHWTAKEEAQVMVANRKQGSDLLENARAWLKEHPERVQEWLKGVKK
- the nifE gene encoding nitrogenase iron-molybdenum cofactor biosynthesis protein NifE translates to MEPIIFDERKDQIYRKGGNEPFELACNRDSLAGAVSQRACVFCGSRVVLYPIADALHLVHGPIGCAAYTWDIRGSVSSGPELHRLSFSTDLRERDVIYGGEPKLEEALRELIKRHSPKAAFVYSTCIVGIIGDDMEAVCRKMTEETGIPVIPVMSEGFKGNKRAGYMAACQALDRLVGTGDTTGISPISINILGDFNLAGEIWILRSYFERMGVEVVANVTGDGRVADIARSHGAALNLVQCSGATQELAKMMEEQYGIPYKHISYLGIEDTAESLYEVARFFQDKDPGIMERTQNLVREELAAIFPEIKEMRKDLEGKNAAIYVGGAFKAFSLIKAFRHLGMKVVLVGSQTGTEEDYRELEAITDEGTIIVDDSNPLELSAFIKEKDVDIFVGGVKERPIAYKLGVGFCDHNHERKEALEGFVGMLNFAREVHRTVTSPVWNFMPRKRKSNLAQTVKTAVGESS